From Sphingomonas sp. PAMC26645:
CCGGTTGATCGCACTCGCGCACTGGTTCGTCGACAGCGGCGGCACCGCCAGCGGCCGCATGGTACGCCACAGCGCCACACTTCCGGATTGGGCAGCCCCAACAACCCCTCCAGCCGCAAGCGCGCCACCACTTCGCATCGGAAAGCATTCCCTCGGACTCGCGCTAGGCCTCCCATTCGGTCGGATCACAGCGCGCGCGCTGGCACGCTACGTCGACACCGAGCAAGCAATTCAAGCGATCCGCATTACCCCTTGGCATATCGCAATCTGCGAAGCCGACGCGGCGCTTCGCGTTGAGCCCGACCCAATCGACTTCATCACCGACTCCGCCTCGCCAACGCTTCATGTCGACGCCTGCGTCGGCGCGCCAGCCTGTCCGCAGGGTACCGTCGAAACGCGCGCGCTAGCCCTACGCCTGGCGCCGCACATCACCGGCCGCCTTCACGTCTCCGGCTGCGCCAAGGGATGCGCCCGCGCCGCCCCCGCCGACGTCACCCTCACCGGCCGCGAAGGCCGCTACGACCTCGCTTTCGATGCGCGTGCCGGCGCACCACCCTCCCGCGCAGGCCTCGACGTCGCACAGATCCTCGCCCATTTCGGAGCCGCCTGAATGCCGTACGCCTATGAAACCGACGGCGCGGCGATCTACCGCCAGTCCTTCGCGATGATCCGCGCCGAAGCCGACCTCGCCCGCTTCTCGCCCGAGGAGGAGCCCGTCGCGGTCCGCATGATCCACGCCGCCGGGCTCGTCGGCCTAGCCCAGCACATCCGCTTCACGCCGACGTTCGCCATCGAGGCGCGTCGCGCGCTACAGGCCGGCGCCCCGATCCTGTGCGACGCCCGCATGGTCACCGAAGGCATTACCAAGACCAGACTGCCCGCCGACAACCGCATCGTCTGCACGCTCCACGCCCCCGAAACGCCCGAACTCTCGCGGACGATGGGCAATACCAGATCCGCCGCCGCACTCGAACTCTGGCGCCCGCATCTCGCCGGTGCCGTCGTCGCGATCGGCAATGCGCCGACCGCGTTGTTCCACCTGCTCAACATGCTCGAAGACCCCGACTGCCCGCGTCCCGCGGCGATCATCGGCTGCCCGGTCGGCTTCGTCGGCGCGGTCGAATCCAAGGCGGCGCTGTGGGCCGATCAGCCTGTGCCTTGCGTCGTCGTCGAGGGCCGGATGGGCGGCAGCGCGATCACCGTCGCCGCGATCAACGCGCTAGCGAGCGGCACCGAATGACACTCGTACGAACTGGGGGCACGATCCACGGCGTCGGCTTGGGCCCCGGC
This genomic window contains:
- the cobG gene encoding precorrin-3B synthase; translation: MSAPVKNGVVKGWCPDAWRPMMAGDGLLIRIRPTLGRLTREQTLGLCDAAATHGNGLIDLTSRANLQIRGVREDSWRPLIDTLLDLGLIDPDPIPEARANILVAPEWQTGDDTHRIAEHLRARLADLPELPGKIGFAIDAGVAPVLQDAPADFRIERAESGALILRADGGTFGTPVSPGTEADRLIALAHWFVDSGGTASGRMVRHSATLPDWAAPTTPPAASAPPLRIGKHSLGLALGLPFGRITARALARYVDTEQAIQAIRITPWHIAICEADAALRVEPDPIDFITDSASPTLHVDACVGAPACPQGTVETRALALRLAPHITGRLHVSGCAKGCARAAPADVTLTGREGRYDLAFDARAGAPPSRAGLDVAQILAHFGAA
- a CDS encoding precorrin-8X methylmutase, with amino-acid sequence MPYAYETDGAAIYRQSFAMIRAEADLARFSPEEEPVAVRMIHAAGLVGLAQHIRFTPTFAIEARRALQAGAPILCDARMVTEGITKTRLPADNRIVCTLHAPETPELSRTMGNTRSAAALELWRPHLAGAVVAIGNAPTALFHLLNMLEDPDCPRPAAIIGCPVGFVGAVESKAALWADQPVPCVVVEGRMGGSAITVAAINALASGTE